A window of the Henckelia pumila isolate YLH828 chromosome 3, ASM3356847v2, whole genome shotgun sequence genome harbors these coding sequences:
- the LOC140892179 gene encoding uncharacterized protein produces METSWLLALILPIIVTEAAQALIVGGGVGIGVGGGIGGGGGGVWIGGGVNPPGNDPSASQLGRAYTALQTWKSAITEDPKGILGSWLGPNVCSYKGVFCSETRDFMGNPAGKVVAAIDLNHANLQGFLVKELSFLTDLSLLHLNSNRFTGTVPSSFRELESLTELDLSNNRFSGPFPITTLYIPNLLYLDLRFNSFSGPIPEDLFNTKLDAIFLNNNQFYGEIPENLGNSPASVINLANNRFTGSIPFSLSYMGIKEILLLNNQLTGCIPEGVGLWTDLQVLDVSSNTLTGHLPDSLSCLSEIEVLNFGNNKLSGTLPDLVCSLRTLLNLTLSANFFSGFSQDCDKLSYRNVGFDFSFNCIPGRELQRPGQDCSAVHGGGLSCLRIPSPKPLVCGTLVEALMNSALSTP; encoded by the coding sequence ATGGAGACTAGCTGGCTTCTTGCACTTATCCTCCCAATTATTGTTACAGAAGCTGCACAAGCACTTATTGTTGGCGGAGGGGTCGGCATTGGAGTCGGCGGCGGCAtaggcggcggcggcggaggtGTGTGGATTGGCGGAGGTGTAAACCCCCCGGGCAACGACCCTTCAGCTTCGCAGCTGGGCAGAGCTTACACTGCGCTGCAGACATGGAAGTCTGCCATTACAGAGGATCCCAAGGGGATACTGGGTTCTTGGCTTGGCCCGAATGTGTGCTCTTACAAGGGGGTTTTCTGCTCGGAGACTCGGGATTTCATGGGGAATCCCGCGGGCAAAGTGGTGGCCGCCATTGATCTTAACCACGCTAATCTTCAAGGTTTTCTGGTTAAAGAACTGTCTTTTCTCACAGATTTGTCTCTTCTCCATCTCAACAGCAACAGGTTCACTGGGACTGTGCCTTCATCTTTCAGGGAGTTGGAATCCTTGACTGAATTAGACCTCAGCAACAACAGATTTTCAGGCCCTTTTCCCATCACAACTCTCTACATTCCAAATCTGCTCTATTTGGACCTCAGATTCAACTCATTCTCAGGCCCCATTCCAGAGGATCTGTTCAACACCAAACTCGATGCAATCTTCCTAAACAACAACCAATTCTACGGCGAAATCCCTGAAAATCTTGGCAACTCTCCGGCTTCTGTGATTAACTTAGCAAACAACAGGTTCACAGGCTCAATCCCTTTCAGTTTGAGCTACATGGGGATAAAGGAAATCTTGCTCCTCAACAACCAACTCACAGGCTGCATACCAGAAGGAGTTGGCTTGTGGACTGATTTGCAAGTTTTAGATGTGAGTTCCAACACATTAACAGGGCATTTACCCGATTCTTTATCTTGTCTGAGTGAAATCGAGGTCCTCAACTTTGGCAACAACAAATTATCGGGCACTTTACCAGATTTAGTCTGTTCTTTAAGGACCCTCTTGAATCTAACACTTTCAGCTAATTTCTTTTCCGGGTTCAGCCAAGATTGTGACAAATTGTCCTACAGAAACGTGGGATTCGACTTCTCTTTCAACTGTATCCCCGGGAGAGAACTCCAGAGGCCTGGGCAAGATTGTTCGGCGGTCCACGGAGGTGGATTGAGCTGTCTTAGGATCCCTTCACCGAAGCCTCTCGTTTGTGGGACATTGGTGGAAGCACTGATGAACAGTGCACTTTCCACTCCATGA